The following proteins are encoded in a genomic region of Desulfosoma sp.:
- a CDS encoding FAD-dependent oxidoreductase, with protein sequence MATRRVVIVGAVALGPKTACRIKRLRPDFDVVMVDQDQYISYGGCGIPYYVSGDVSDLSALMSTSFHMVRTPEFFEKAKGVRVMTRTRAEAVDRSRKVLHVRRLETQTEEELPYDFLVLATGSVPNSPPIPGLDHPRVMRVSNLHDAAAIKDMLAKGAVGRAVIIGAGAIGCEMAEALTDMWGVETSLVEIAPHVLPGILDPLPARMVATHLEERGVAVYTEESVQEIISGPDAHSLVVRTNKRDLEADLVITAVGVRPNGRLAQEAGLLVSPRGGIVVNQRLQTSDPCIYAGGDCIELMHLVTGKLFHFPQGSLANRQGRIIGTNIAGGHATFPGSVGSFAVKIFDLAVAAAGLSRKTALSEGFDAVQALVIQADRAHFYPTQDLMTLALVVDRKTRRLLGIQGVSRNGDALVGRINAVVPLLARRATLEDLSNLEVAYSPPFAAAMDIVNALANTAENILDGYNVTADPDEFEACFLQEADPNVVCLDVRGPRNAEPFVQAFGERWINIPQETLAKRLEAVPKNKRLFVVCNSGVRSYEALLQLRAAGIDNAVNVQGGVAAVKKSGILQLEKEDET encoded by the coding sequence ATGGCAACACGACGCGTGGTCATCGTGGGAGCTGTAGCTTTGGGGCCTAAAACAGCCTGCCGCATCAAAAGGCTTCGTCCCGATTTCGATGTGGTGATGGTGGATCAGGACCAATACATTTCTTACGGAGGATGCGGTATTCCTTACTATGTTTCCGGAGATGTGAGTGATCTTTCGGCCCTCATGAGCACCAGCTTTCACATGGTGCGCACGCCCGAATTTTTCGAAAAGGCTAAGGGGGTTCGTGTGATGACGCGAACTCGAGCCGAGGCCGTGGATCGTTCCCGCAAAGTTTTGCATGTGCGCCGTCTGGAGACTCAGACCGAAGAGGAACTCCCCTACGATTTTCTGGTGCTGGCCACGGGCAGTGTGCCCAATTCTCCACCCATTCCAGGGCTGGATCATCCTCGAGTCATGCGGGTGTCCAACCTGCACGACGCCGCGGCCATCAAGGATATGCTGGCCAAAGGAGCTGTCGGTCGCGCCGTGATTATCGGAGCGGGCGCCATCGGCTGCGAAATGGCTGAAGCCCTCACCGACATGTGGGGCGTGGAAACATCTCTTGTGGAAATCGCTCCCCATGTGCTTCCCGGGATTTTGGATCCTCTCCCCGCCCGCATGGTGGCGACTCACTTGGAAGAACGCGGGGTCGCCGTCTACACCGAAGAATCGGTTCAAGAAATCATCTCAGGTCCAGACGCACATTCCCTTGTCGTGCGGACCAACAAAAGGGATCTGGAAGCAGATCTGGTCATTACGGCTGTCGGGGTTCGTCCCAATGGACGGCTTGCCCAAGAAGCCGGTTTGCTGGTGTCGCCTCGCGGAGGTATTGTGGTCAATCAGCGTCTGCAGACGTCGGATCCTTGCATTTACGCGGGAGGGGACTGCATCGAGCTGATGCACCTTGTCACGGGAAAACTTTTTCATTTTCCGCAAGGGTCTCTGGCCAACCGTCAAGGACGCATCATCGGTACCAACATCGCCGGAGGACACGCCACATTTCCGGGATCGGTGGGATCCTTTGCCGTCAAGATCTTTGATCTGGCCGTAGCGGCCGCCGGACTTTCCCGAAAAACGGCTCTTTCCGAAGGCTTTGACGCCGTTCAGGCTTTGGTGATTCAAGCCGACCGCGCCCATTTTTATCCAACCCAGGACCTTATGACCCTCGCTCTGGTGGTGGATCGAAAAACCCGAAGACTTCTCGGCATTCAAGGGGTCAGCCGAAACGGGGACGCTCTCGTAGGCCGCATCAACGCCGTTGTCCCTCTTTTAGCCCGCCGTGCCACGCTGGAAGATTTATCCAACCTGGAAGTGGCATACTCACCACCCTTTGCCGCTGCCATGGACATTGTCAACGCCTTGGCAAACACCGCCGAAAATATTCTCGACGGCTACAATGTGACGGCGGATCCCGACGAATTTGAGGCATGCTTTCTTCAGGAAGCCGACCCCAATGTGGTTTGCCTGGATGTGCGAGGGCCTCGCAACGCGGAACCATTCGTGCAGGCCTTCGGTGAGCGCTGGATCAACATCCCTCAGGAAACCTTAGCCAAGAGGTTAGAGGCTGTTCCGAAAAACAAGCGGCTTTTCGTTGTGTGCAATTCCGGAGTGCGATCCTATGAAGCTTTGCTGCAACTGCGAGCCGCCGGCATCGATAACGCAGTAAATGTGCAAGGTGGCGTGGCGGCGGTGAAAAAATCGGGCATTTTGCAACTGGAAAAAGAAGACGAAACCTGA
- a CDS encoding N-acyl homoserine lactonase family protein: MRQYSIRPLVVGANETDQGIMTYLKDYGKRIWIPMYVFVIEGGDETILVDTGLEEFMVPEHVGETYGLKILEFEDALATVGLKPEDVDVIIHTHLHNDHCENDAKCPNATVVVQEAEYAFYQNPHPLDHRYIPGLLDGLKIELVRGDVSFRDGIDLVWTPGHTPGGQSVVVNTAAGRAVITGFCCNDKNFPASGPAVTPGVHTDALAAYDSIQRVRAMADILIPVHDPAVGRRTRIPS; the protein is encoded by the coding sequence ATGCGTCAGTACAGCATTCGACCTTTGGTGGTCGGCGCCAACGAAACGGATCAAGGGATCATGACCTATCTGAAGGACTACGGGAAACGTATCTGGATTCCCATGTATGTTTTTGTCATTGAAGGCGGTGATGAAACAATTCTGGTGGATACAGGTCTGGAAGAATTCATGGTTCCAGAGCATGTGGGGGAAACTTACGGTCTGAAGATCTTGGAATTTGAAGACGCCTTGGCAACTGTGGGATTGAAACCGGAAGATGTGGATGTGATCATTCATACACACTTACATAATGACCATTGCGAAAACGACGCCAAATGTCCCAATGCCACGGTGGTGGTTCAGGAAGCTGAATACGCCTTTTACCAAAACCCACACCCTTTGGATCATCGCTATATTCCAGGGCTTTTGGACGGCCTCAAAATCGAGCTGGTGCGAGGTGATGTGTCTTTTCGGGACGGCATCGATTTAGTCTGGACGCCTGGTCATACTCCTGGAGGCCAATCCGTGGTGGTGAACACCGCCGCCGGACGCGCCGTCATTACGGGTTTTTGTTGTAACGACAAGAATTTTCCCGCCTCAGGACCGGCCGTGACACCTGGAGTTCATACGGACGCTTTGGCGGCCTATGACAGTATTCAAAGGGTTCGAGCCATGGCCGACATTCTGATTCCCGTGCATGATCCGGCCGTCGGACGTCGAACACGCATTCCGTCCTAG
- a CDS encoding AAA family ATPase, with protein MYLDFYGFRTEPFHITPDPEFLYLSPSHKEALAAIIYGVHQRKGFITITGEVGLGKTTIVRSYLQRYDRKSIKTVLVFNANVSFKGLLRVIYKELGLEPPDSDPYEMVLDLHRHLIQAYQEGWNVVLIIDEAQNMPMETLENLRMLSNLESTKDKLLQIILIGQPELENLLNRHQLRQLKQRIAIRTQLRPLTPKESLDYIQHRLSLVQREPREYFTRKALDRIVREAQGIPRKINIICDNAFITGFGYGQKTITPKIIEEVVNDLEGRPQETSKGRKRLAAALVGAVVLALAFLWHPEIPRNSWTWLLGNMKHLQGLWAPAASVPGTKEPSPETGGAEKDRPAASETFNDEKTERHRVVKPLPLSEKEPSKDREAAPEPQAPQKTPPPQAPFESDGAEKTPQKSSGTPESQTVKTSPYLSPGSFHGPAVMEKHAWALGHHLWDMTLPPIPGSRDPETVRLSNLKKTHPSRAAPSEEPPHEKTVTPSAPSFPKTPAKPATSDVPQPDPGRVIDWILNKRTQTP; from the coding sequence ATGTACCTGGATTTTTACGGGTTTCGAACGGAACCCTTTCACATCACGCCGGATCCGGAATTTCTGTACTTGAGCCCCAGTCATAAAGAGGCGTTGGCGGCCATTATTTATGGTGTGCACCAGCGCAAGGGGTTCATCACCATCACCGGGGAAGTGGGGCTGGGAAAAACCACCATTGTCCGTAGTTACTTGCAACGCTATGACCGAAAAAGCATCAAAACGGTTTTGGTTTTCAACGCCAATGTGTCCTTTAAGGGGCTGTTGCGGGTAATTTACAAGGAGCTGGGCTTGGAGCCGCCCGATTCGGATCCTTACGAAATGGTCCTGGACCTTCATCGACATCTCATCCAGGCCTACCAAGAGGGATGGAATGTGGTGCTCATCATCGATGAAGCCCAAAACATGCCTATGGAAACCCTGGAAAATCTGCGTATGCTTTCCAATCTGGAAAGTACCAAGGATAAACTTCTTCAGATCATTCTTATCGGTCAGCCGGAACTGGAAAACCTTCTCAACCGGCACCAATTGCGCCAACTCAAACAGCGTATCGCCATCCGCACCCAACTCAGGCCGCTCACCCCCAAAGAAAGCCTGGATTACATCCAACACCGGTTATCCCTTGTGCAGAGAGAGCCGAGGGAATACTTCACAAGGAAAGCCTTGGATCGCATTGTTCGAGAAGCTCAGGGGATTCCCCGAAAGATCAACATCATCTGCGACAATGCCTTCATTACGGGCTTTGGTTACGGACAAAAAACCATCACGCCGAAGATCATCGAAGAAGTGGTGAACGACCTCGAGGGACGCCCGCAGGAAACATCCAAAGGACGAAAACGCCTGGCCGCGGCGCTCGTGGGCGCCGTGGTCTTGGCGTTGGCTTTTCTGTGGCATCCGGAAATACCTCGTAACTCCTGGACATGGCTTCTGGGCAACATGAAACACCTTCAGGGTCTGTGGGCTCCCGCCGCCTCCGTCCCTGGGACAAAGGAACCTTCCCCTGAGACGGGGGGGGCCGAAAAGGACAGACCTGCGGCTTCGGAAACTTTCAATGACGAAAAGACCGAGAGACACCGGGTTGTTAAACCCCTTCCTCTATCGGAAAAAGAACCGTCAAAAGACAGGGAAGCCGCCCCGGAACCTCAAGCCCCTCAGAAGACACCGCCGCCGCAAGCCCCTTTCGAAAGCGACGGTGCTGAAAAGACTCCGCAAAAATCCTCCGGAACCCCCGAATCACAAACTGTCAAGACGAGTCCTTATTTAAGCCCCGGTTCCTTCCATGGACCGGCTGTTATGGAAAAGCATGCATGGGCTTTGGGACATCATTTGTGGGACATGACCCTTCCGCCGATCCCAGGGTCTCGGGATCCGGAAACGGTACGACTGTCCAACCTGAAAAAAACCCACCCGTCCCGTGCCGCTCCTTCAGAGGAGCCACCCCACGAAAAGACCGTCACCCCTTCGGCTCCCTCGTTCCCCAAGACGCCCGCCAAACCTGCAACCTCCGATGTGCCCCAGCCGGACCCCGGTCGTGTCATCGACTGGATTCTGAACAAGCGCACCCAAACACCCTAA
- a CDS encoding class I SAM-dependent methyltransferase yields the protein MEKLSFPFSIYRDIVRGHDLHFGYWDESTTSLEDAQNKLTQLMLEHVHGESLNILDVGCGFGHFAYRLALQGHDVTALAPEPAMIQYAQEHFSHPRVRFLCETFEGRHPSWWKQESYDLVVFFESSQYFPCLRDLFESCRTLLRPHGRILLCDEMIYDESTAQETAVKPKRFYETALAEAGFKIRFHKPIGSYTAPTCKAVLKRLEAYPWCEGLDSLVAGWQKQKERHERGAWGYEIFEAEKDDYRILACPEEDDPELVQLFVQIFSGSRSLDHWRWKYRACPFGRDAVAVCRNAMGDVVANFSGYFVPVEETLTKTSAVVLQVGDTMTHPQVRHVGFGKTSLLVRTARYFFARYCENQVPFVYGFNTGNIQKMGKLFLGYRPVYPLDEYTLKLETFTPGRWNRIRYSCRTLQKFGPEHDMLYERVKKAYGRFLVRRQSRYLNWRFADPDKNYKIVEVRRRFGHVVAYLVAEKRNEDAVIGDFFLDPEHPEALAPGLSWLGQVLGIQTVSLWVSRTPTWLITQLSFLGFQKQPEPQGLWFVYVPFQSPLEVDDMQGFFFTRADSDLF from the coding sequence ATGGAAAAGCTCTCGTTTCCTTTCTCCATCTATCGTGACATCGTGCGCGGACACGACCTCCATTTCGGCTATTGGGATGAGAGCACGACGTCTCTGGAGGATGCCCAAAACAAACTGACGCAACTCATGTTGGAACACGTGCATGGAGAATCCCTTAACATATTGGACGTGGGATGCGGCTTCGGCCACTTTGCCTACCGGTTGGCCCTTCAAGGACATGACGTGACAGCCTTGGCCCCCGAACCCGCTATGATTCAGTACGCCCAGGAACACTTCTCCCATCCTCGCGTACGGTTTCTTTGCGAAACCTTTGAAGGAAGACATCCCTCCTGGTGGAAGCAGGAATCTTACGATCTTGTCGTTTTTTTCGAATCTTCCCAGTATTTTCCTTGCCTTCGCGATCTCTTTGAATCTTGCCGCACGCTGCTGCGCCCTCACGGGCGAATCCTTCTATGCGACGAAATGATCTATGACGAAAGCACGGCCCAGGAAACAGCCGTGAAACCCAAGCGCTTTTACGAGACCGCCTTGGCCGAGGCCGGCTTCAAAATTCGTTTTCACAAGCCCATCGGGTCGTACACCGCCCCTACCTGCAAAGCGGTCCTGAAACGCTTGGAGGCCTATCCGTGGTGCGAAGGGTTGGATTCCCTTGTGGCCGGATGGCAAAAGCAAAAGGAAAGACACGAACGGGGCGCCTGGGGCTATGAAATCTTCGAAGCCGAAAAGGATGACTACCGCATCCTGGCGTGCCCCGAAGAGGACGATCCTGAATTGGTACAACTTTTCGTCCAGATTTTTTCGGGTTCTCGATCCCTTGATCATTGGCGCTGGAAATATCGAGCATGTCCCTTCGGGCGGGATGCCGTGGCGGTGTGCCGGAATGCCATGGGAGATGTGGTGGCGAATTTTTCCGGATATTTTGTGCCTGTGGAAGAGACACTCACGAAAACATCGGCGGTCGTCTTACAGGTGGGTGACACCATGACGCACCCCCAGGTACGCCATGTTGGTTTTGGAAAAACGTCCCTTTTGGTGCGAACGGCCCGCTACTTCTTTGCCCGCTACTGTGAAAACCAAGTTCCCTTCGTTTATGGTTTCAATACCGGAAATATTCAAAAAATGGGGAAGCTTTTTTTAGGATACCGCCCTGTCTACCCTCTGGACGAGTACACTTTGAAGCTCGAGACCTTCACGCCGGGACGATGGAACCGCATACGCTACTCGTGCCGAACCCTTCAAAAATTCGGTCCGGAACATGACATGCTTTACGAAAGAGTGAAAAAGGCCTACGGTCGTTTTCTGGTAAGGCGACAGAGCCGCTATCTCAACTGGCGGTTTGCAGATCCGGATAAAAACTACAAGATCGTGGAAGTCCGAAGGCGTTTCGGCCATGTGGTGGCCTACCTGGTAGCTGAAAAAAGAAACGAGGATGCTGTGATCGGGGATTTCTTTTTGGATCCCGAACACCCTGAAGCTTTAGCACCAGGACTGTCTTGGCTGGGACAGGTTCTGGGCATTCAAACGGTCAGTCTCTGGGTTTCCCGAACCCCCACGTGGCTCATCACTCAACTGTCTTTTCTGGGATTTCAAAAACAACCGGAACCTCAAGGGCTATGGTTTGTTTACGTGCCTTTTCAAAGCCCTTTGGAAGTAGATGATATGCAGGGGTTCTTCTTTACACGGGCCGATTCCGACCTGTTTTGA
- a CDS encoding glycosyltransferase family 2 protein: protein MNWIPSVTTEHSLSVHHRRKVRHVVAVVVNYHSAPLTVRAVQSIVNSDYQGPLDVVVVDNSTCPKEADFLKAHLPGSVHLMISHRNLGFGQACTMAWAQRPAEALLLLNPDAYLIEGCLTQLVKALNTNSRIGAVGPLIYWDPGKRFLLPPSVPPSWILMLSAADRVGDPALPLMRFLGKKWRRDTVRAWQSRNPFPVKNLSGGSVLIRADAIQDAGGLFDPGFFLYFEDTDLFLRMTRRGWRLFVVPEAAVVHEFDQCGLESLPTKRRLMVESHAVFLRKHFSWYTRWARWIPQGPRMSMDMLARHGAEQVYREPFRVHVPEAIQRPWLFEWSPSVHFIPAAGAFGTGAHAEFPEDGFQRLAPGHYFGRIGPVNGFQESKSLRFSFTVV, encoded by the coding sequence ATGAACTGGATTCCCTCAGTCACAACAGAGCACAGCTTGTCCGTCCATCATCGGCGCAAGGTTCGACATGTTGTCGCCGTTGTCGTCAACTACCACAGTGCCCCGCTCACCGTGAGGGCCGTCCAATCCATTGTGAACTCCGACTATCAAGGTCCTCTGGACGTGGTTGTGGTCGACAACAGCACCTGCCCCAAAGAAGCCGATTTTTTGAAAGCTCATCTGCCTGGCTCGGTGCATCTTATGATTTCGCATCGAAACCTGGGGTTTGGACAGGCATGCACCATGGCCTGGGCACAAAGGCCGGCGGAAGCTCTTCTTCTTCTCAATCCCGATGCGTACCTGATCGAAGGGTGTTTGACACAACTGGTGAAAGCCCTCAACACCAATAGTCGTATCGGCGCCGTGGGCCCTCTCATCTATTGGGATCCAGGAAAACGCTTTCTTTTACCTCCGTCGGTGCCACCCTCATGGATCCTCATGCTATCCGCAGCCGACAGGGTTGGAGACCCGGCGCTTCCCTTGATGCGTTTTCTGGGAAAAAAATGGCGCCGGGACACGGTGCGTGCCTGGCAGTCGCGAAATCCTTTTCCAGTGAAAAACCTCTCAGGCGGCTCGGTCCTGATCCGAGCCGATGCTATTCAAGATGCCGGCGGGCTTTTTGACCCTGGATTTTTCCTCTACTTTGAAGACACAGACCTGTTTCTGCGCATGACCCGCCGAGGCTGGCGCCTTTTCGTCGTGCCCGAAGCTGCCGTGGTGCATGAGTTTGATCAATGCGGCCTGGAAAGTTTGCCCACAAAAAGACGGCTCATGGTAGAATCCCATGCGGTCTTTCTCAGAAAACACTTTTCATGGTATACGCGATGGGCACGATGGATTCCCCAAGGTCCACGCATGTCGATGGACATGCTGGCACGTCATGGAGCCGAACAGGTTTACCGAGAACCCTTTCGGGTTCACGTCCCTGAGGCGATTCAAAGACCGTGGCTTTTCGAATGGAGTCCCAGCGTCCATTTCATTCCCGCAGCAGGAGCCTTCGGCACAGGGGCCCATGCAGAATTTCCGGAAGACGGCTTTCAAAGGCTCGCTCCCGGACATTACTTCGGAAGAATCGGTCCGGTAAATGGTTTCCAGGAATCCAAAAGCCTTCGGTTCTCCTTCACTGTTGTTTAG
- the gspE gene encoding type II secretion system ATPase GspE has translation MMDVVRSVMQKFRSGSMEALGPLPGGNGIMRVENLPDFPFMDEADFPDSPPRYNPLPIAYLKRFKVLPLVEAEDRVTIVMVNPLDLATQEVVRKAYGKPLKVYRSTAEAISQFTYQWYEADTAFQETEAEGEENPDLDAHLWDNPEHLRDMASEAPIVRLVNHLITRAVDVGASDIHIEPLKKLVKVRYRIDGVLHDQDDLPKKFQAAIASRIKLMARMNIAEMRLPQDGRIKFKLTKKEIDIRVSSLPTVFGESLVLRLLQKEDILLDLDVLGFPKDLLSRFKQIIALPYGILLVTGPTGSGKTTTLYAAINEINTPDRKIVTVEDPVEYQLDGVNQVQVQPKIGLTFAHCLRSFLRQDPDVMLVGEIRDLETAEIAIQAALTGHMVFSTLHTNDAAGAITRLEDMGVEPFMITSAVVAVLAQRLVRKVCSGCRNEIRIGDEERRILAQEFAVPLEAVPTSYFKGKGCDHCGGTGYRGRIGLFEFLPLDEPVQREILKGADRNAIVAKAVSLGMRTLRQDGLEKVVAGMTTFEEVIRVTR, from the coding sequence ATGATGGATGTGGTGCGATCGGTGATGCAAAAGTTTCGCTCGGGATCGATGGAGGCTTTAGGGCCTTTGCCTGGCGGGAATGGAATCATGCGGGTGGAAAACCTTCCGGATTTTCCTTTTATGGACGAGGCCGATTTCCCCGACTCGCCGCCCCGCTACAATCCCCTGCCCATTGCCTATCTTAAGCGCTTTAAAGTCCTGCCCTTGGTTGAGGCCGAGGACAGGGTCACCATTGTCATGGTGAACCCCCTGGATTTGGCCACTCAGGAAGTGGTGCGCAAAGCTTATGGAAAACCCCTCAAGGTTTATCGATCCACGGCGGAAGCGATCTCTCAATTTACCTACCAATGGTACGAAGCGGACACGGCTTTTCAGGAAACCGAGGCGGAAGGGGAAGAAAACCCGGACTTGGACGCCCATCTTTGGGACAATCCCGAGCACTTGCGGGATATGGCCTCTGAAGCCCCCATCGTGCGCCTCGTGAACCATCTGATCACTCGAGCCGTAGATGTGGGGGCTTCGGACATTCATATTGAGCCTCTCAAAAAACTGGTGAAGGTGCGGTATCGCATCGACGGTGTTCTGCATGATCAGGATGACCTTCCCAAAAAATTTCAGGCGGCCATCGCCTCGCGAATCAAACTCATGGCTCGCATGAACATCGCTGAAATGCGGCTGCCTCAGGACGGCCGTATCAAGTTCAAACTTACCAAAAAGGAAATCGATATTCGAGTTTCCAGCTTACCGACCGTGTTCGGCGAAAGCCTGGTCCTGCGCCTGCTTCAAAAGGAAGACATTTTGCTGGATCTGGACGTTCTCGGTTTTCCCAAGGATCTTTTGAGTCGATTCAAACAGATCATTGCGCTGCCTTATGGCATTCTTCTGGTTACGGGACCTACCGGATCCGGAAAAACCACCACGCTCTACGCGGCCATCAACGAAATCAACACGCCGGACCGTAAGATCGTCACTGTAGAAGATCCTGTGGAATACCAGTTGGACGGTGTCAACCAGGTTCAGGTGCAACCGAAAATCGGTTTGACCTTTGCTCATTGTTTGCGATCTTTTTTGCGCCAGGATCCGGACGTGATGCTTGTGGGAGAAATTCGTGACCTGGAGACCGCCGAAATCGCCATTCAGGCGGCCCTCACCGGCCATATGGTCTTTTCCACACTGCACACCAACGATGCCGCCGGGGCCATCACGCGATTGGAAGACATGGGGGTCGAACCCTTTATGATCACTTCGGCTGTGGTGGCTGTTCTGGCGCAAAGGCTCGTGCGAAAGGTCTGTTCGGGGTGCCGCAACGAGATCAGAATAGGAGACGAAGAACGACGAATTCTGGCCCAGGAATTTGCCGTACCCCTGGAAGCGGTGCCGACATCGTACTTTAAAGGCAAAGGGTGTGATCATTGTGGCGGGACGGGGTATCGAGGGCGTATCGGGCTTTTTGAGTTTTTACCTTTGGATGAGCCGGTTCAGCGGGAGATTCTTAAAGGGGCTGATCGTAACGCCATTGTGGCCAAGGCGGTAAGCTTGGGCATGCGAACCTTGCGGCAGGACGGTCTGGAAAAGGTTGTGGCCGGGATGACCACCTTTGAGGAAGTCATTCGAGTGACCAGGTGA
- a CDS encoding type II secretion system F family protein, with protein sequence MQRFFYEGVDVRGRKVRGAEEASDLESLLVSLSAKGVHVLRWSESPIGREGFSFFRKGRLSAKQRLEFISELAHLVRSGVPIDRCLQILADATTADRVRQLALSLREGLRGGQSLSEAMAQKAPEFGDLTVSMIRVGEAGGVLDDSLEKLAGFLARTEEIKRFIISSSIYPVVLLFVGVASVASILGFVIPKFAVILEDLGPNIPTATQALIALSRVFRAFWWLLALMPIILALGFVTYARKPENRRRLHSLILKVPFLGRLVLEVELARMTRTLGTLLQSGVPLLKSLAIAQAVARNVLLKEALQDIYEKVQQGMAMSTLMRASPVFPPMVVHMTSIGEETGDLGHILGSVADNLEKEIQSKTKAALALLEPVVIVFMGILIGGMVISMLLAIFGIHEISF encoded by the coding sequence ATGCAGAGATTCTTTTATGAAGGAGTGGATGTTCGCGGGCGCAAGGTGCGAGGGGCCGAAGAGGCTTCGGACCTGGAAAGTCTTTTGGTGAGTCTCAGTGCCAAAGGGGTTCATGTTCTGCGGTGGTCCGAATCACCCATAGGACGGGAGGGCTTCTCCTTTTTCCGAAAAGGGCGCCTCAGCGCCAAGCAAAGGTTGGAATTCATTTCGGAACTGGCCCATCTGGTGCGTTCCGGAGTTCCCATCGACCGGTGTCTTCAAATCCTTGCCGATGCCACCACAGCCGATCGTGTGCGTCAGTTGGCTCTCAGCCTTCGGGAAGGACTTCGCGGCGGCCAAAGCCTTTCCGAAGCCATGGCACAGAAAGCCCCTGAATTCGGTGATCTGACCGTCAGCATGATTCGAGTGGGGGAAGCAGGCGGCGTTCTGGACGATTCCCTGGAAAAACTGGCCGGTTTTTTGGCTCGAACCGAAGAGATCAAAAGATTCATCATTTCTTCCTCCATCTATCCCGTGGTGCTTCTTTTTGTGGGTGTTGCCTCGGTGGCTTCCATTCTGGGTTTTGTGATTCCCAAATTCGCCGTCATTCTGGAAGATCTGGGACCGAACATTCCAACGGCGACCCAAGCCTTGATCGCTTTAAGCCGCGTTTTCCGTGCTTTTTGGTGGCTGTTGGCTCTGATGCCCATAATCCTTGCCTTGGGGTTTGTGACTTATGCCAGAAAACCTGAAAACCGTCGTCGACTTCATTCCCTGATCCTGAAAGTTCCTTTTCTGGGACGGCTGGTTCTGGAGGTGGAGCTGGCCCGCATGACACGGACCTTAGGGACGCTCCTTCAAAGCGGCGTACCTCTTCTCAAGTCCCTGGCCATCGCACAAGCCGTGGCCCGCAACGTGCTCCTCAAGGAAGCTCTTCAGGACATCTACGAAAAGGTGCAACAGGGCATGGCCATGAGTACTCTTATGCGAGCCTCCCCTGTTTTTCCGCCCATGGTCGTCCACATGACCTCCATCGGTGAAGAAACGGGAGATCTGGGTCACATTTTAGGCAGTGTGGCCGACAATCTGGAAAAGGAAATCCAGAGCAAAACGAAGGCGGCTTTGGCCCTTCTGGAACCTGTGGTCATCGTGTTCATGGGAATACTCATCGGCGGCATGGTTATCTCCATGCTTTTGGCCATTTTTGGTATCCATGAAATATCATTCTAA
- a CDS encoding prepilin-type N-terminal cleavage/methylation domain-containing protein: MKYHSKISGFTLVELLVVLAIVALSLTLVITTVGGGLGRKEERRFVMELGGLLRKARQHAVAGGLAVAVVFSEEDRRCWIEDFKDEGLSIPREVEVEALGALRADGMFYLFFYPDGASSGAELTVRRRGVVLGRIRVDPLTGLAMAVTTEAG; this comes from the coding sequence ATGAAATATCATTCTAAGATTTCCGGCTTTACTCTGGTGGAACTCCTGGTGGTGCTGGCCATTGTGGCCTTATCGCTTACCTTGGTGATCACCACGGTGGGTGGTGGGCTCGGCCGAAAAGAAGAGCGCCGTTTTGTCATGGAACTGGGAGGGCTTTTGAGAAAGGCGAGGCAGCACGCGGTGGCTGGAGGTCTTGCCGTGGCCGTGGTCTTTTCCGAGGAAGATCGACGGTGCTGGATCGAGGACTTCAAAGACGAAGGCTTGAGTATTCCGAGAGAGGTGGAGGTCGAAGCTCTGGGTGCCCTGCGTGCCGATGGAATGTTTTACCTTTTCTTTTATCCCGATGGGGCTTCCAGCGGAGCGGAACTGACCGTTAGGCGTCGAGGTGTGGTGCTTGGCCGCATTCGAGTGGACCCTTTGACCGGATTGGCCATGGCCGTGACCACCGAAGCGGGCTAA
- a CDS encoding type II secretion system protein, with product MPIRLQGRMFSHKPKTFSKSVSGFSLLEVLVALTIMGITLAVIFYGFSQSARLRLQAQKVLEASRVARIVLADSVLLTEAVRRGVMEGPVDGEPGWFYRLEARPLVLSLGRDMEAYEDPNMVQLTLCVFEESQSSRRSRCLVGWYERKG from the coding sequence ATGCCCATCAGGCTGCAAGGGAGAATGTTTTCCCATAAACCGAAAACCTTTTCCAAAAGCGTTTCGGGATTCAGCCTTCTTGAGGTCCTGGTCGCTTTAACGATTATGGGAATCACGTTGGCCGTGATTTTCTACGGGTTTTCTCAGTCGGCTCGACTGCGGCTGCAGGCGCAGAAAGTGCTGGAGGCGTCCAGAGTGGCACGCATCGTTCTGGCCGATTCCGTGCTTCTGACCGAAGCGGTACGGCGAGGGGTGATGGAAGGGCCGGTGGATGGCGAGCCGGGATGGTTCTACAGGTTGGAAGCTCGACCTTTGGTCCTTTCCTTGGGCAGGGACATGGAAGCTTATGAAGATCCCAACATGGTGCAACTGACCCTCTGCGTGTTTGAAGAATCGCAGAGTTCACGACGATCAAGATGTCTGGTAGGCTGGTACGAGAGAAAAGGATGA